A portion of the Aquicoccus sp. G2-2 genome contains these proteins:
- a CDS encoding transposase domain-containing protein — translation MGSKGGGKAAAIAYTLIETARMNNVNPEAWLTWVLERIADHKINRIEELAPWNWAPQ, via the coding sequence ATGGGCTCAAAAGGTGGCGGCAAGGCCGCGGCGATCGCCTACACGCTCATCGAAACCGCCCGCATGAACAACGTCAATCCCGAAGCCTGGCTTACTTGGGTTCTCGAGCGTATCGCAGATCACAAGATCAACCGCATCGAAGAACTCGCCCCTTGGAACTGGGCGCCGCAATAG
- a CDS encoding IS66 family transposase → MLETLKSLPDDAEDLKGLVALMGEEIKSLTLKVEDLQGQLAAHRKARFGSKSESLDQLAFDLQEDTEIARAAQAKHDETGADDDAAQSDRPAKRQHSRAPLPDHLERQTEVLSPGDACASCGGALRPVGEEVTQELEYIPGRFVVRQIVRPRMACSCCETFAQAPLPSRPIERGRAGPGLLAHVLVGKYCDHLPLYRQSEIYAREKLDLHRSTLTDWVGRSTALLEPLAEHIGKLVRAGPAVFADDTPVKMQTGAKTGKAHTARLWSYVRDERPWCGQAPPCAWYQFSVDRKGQHPSAHLSGYKGTVHADGFTGFNGLFGEGLATEQACMVHVRRKFVDVFERDGSVIARGAIERIARLYGVEKEARYKSPDERVALRQAQAKPVFDELEGWLKQQLPKISGKTKLAEAIRYALGRIPKARPYLENGQLELDNNICERSIRP, encoded by the coding sequence ATGCTGGAGACGCTGAAATCCCTGCCGGACGATGCCGAAGACCTGAAGGGTCTGGTCGCCCTGATGGGCGAGGAGATCAAGTCTCTGACCCTGAAGGTGGAAGACCTGCAAGGGCAGCTGGCGGCCCATCGCAAGGCGCGGTTCGGGTCGAAATCCGAAAGCCTCGATCAGCTGGCCTTCGACCTGCAGGAAGACACCGAGATCGCGCGGGCGGCTCAGGCGAAGCATGACGAAACCGGTGCGGACGACGATGCGGCGCAATCCGACAGGCCCGCCAAACGGCAACACAGCCGTGCCCCGCTGCCCGATCATCTCGAGCGACAGACCGAGGTCTTGTCTCCGGGCGATGCCTGCGCCTCGTGTGGCGGCGCCCTGCGCCCAGTCGGCGAGGAGGTGACGCAGGAACTGGAATACATCCCGGGGCGCTTCGTCGTCCGCCAGATCGTGCGTCCGCGCATGGCCTGCAGCTGCTGCGAGACCTTCGCGCAGGCACCGTTGCCGAGCCGCCCCATCGAGCGCGGCCGCGCCGGCCCCGGTCTTCTCGCGCATGTGCTGGTCGGCAAGTATTGCGATCATCTGCCATTATACCGGCAGTCGGAGATCTACGCGCGCGAGAAGCTCGACCTGCACCGATCGACGCTCACCGACTGGGTCGGGCGTTCAACGGCGTTGCTGGAACCGTTGGCCGAGCATATCGGCAAGCTGGTGCGCGCCGGGCCCGCCGTGTTTGCCGACGACACCCCGGTCAAGATGCAGACCGGTGCGAAGACAGGCAAGGCCCATACCGCGCGGCTCTGGAGTTACGTCCGCGACGAGAGGCCATGGTGCGGACAGGCGCCGCCCTGCGCGTGGTATCAGTTCAGCGTGGACCGGAAAGGACAGCACCCCTCTGCCCACCTCTCGGGCTACAAGGGCACCGTGCATGCCGACGGCTTCACCGGCTTCAATGGCCTGTTTGGCGAAGGCCTCGCCACGGAACAAGCCTGCATGGTTCATGTCCGCCGCAAGTTCGTGGATGTCTTCGAGCGCGATGGGTCCGTCATCGCCAGGGGCGCCATCGAACGGATTGCCAGGCTCTATGGTGTGGAAAAGGAGGCGCGCTACAAATCCCCCGACGAACGCGTCGCCCTGCGGCAGGCACAGGCGAAGCCGGTCTTCGATGAACTGGAAGGCTGGCTGAAGCAGCAACTGCCAAAAATATCCGGAAAGACCAAGCTGGCCGAGGCGATCCGCTACGCGCTCGGTCGCATTCCCAAGGCGCGGCCATACCTCGAGAACGGACAGCTGGAACTGGACAACAATATCTGCGAGCGGTCAATCAGACCCTGA
- a CDS encoding Mu transposase C-terminal domain-containing protein: MDEQKIDLMSLMEDSGLLQMMSDEEKARLGLDGSIKRWWMTVLLDVRTRCILGMILSRTPSSKSGLRAVEMGMRDKGVWAGAAGAQDAWAEHGLMGTLVTDCGRQFVGHDFRARLCDLGITLIHCPGARPWLKPYIERVFRTISSQLMPRLSGGTFGDILRKGSSNPEEKAALTVDELCTVLVRWIVDVYHNEPHEGLYGETPRDCWNRLTLQYGVTPPPSLRRRRLIFGEKLSRTLQKGGLTVAGVRYHSEALATHMLHSPDLKMEIRYYPEDISAIWVKIGTQWTEAPAVHRCFHGVSYQKWRMAHRELRAKHAKAAELKSRVVQQALDYIENLNADAMAKVGLVLDTIDAETIDRHEREAFIGFRVDDGCDEETSQNSLGDFGTSLPTAGDTAGVHANEAPRGPAEEISSVPSESIQFSDRQPANDDDDGEDDNFILQLKDK, encoded by the coding sequence ATGGATGAACAGAAAATCGACCTGATGTCTCTCATGGAGGACTCGGGTCTCCTCCAGATGATGTCCGATGAAGAAAAGGCGCGATTGGGCCTGGACGGGTCGATCAAGCGGTGGTGGATGACCGTTCTCCTCGATGTGCGCACACGGTGCATTTTGGGAATGATCCTCTCGCGCACCCCTTCCTCGAAGAGCGGGTTGCGCGCCGTCGAGATGGGGATGCGCGATAAGGGGGTCTGGGCCGGCGCCGCCGGTGCTCAAGATGCGTGGGCAGAACACGGCCTGATGGGGACCCTCGTCACAGACTGCGGCAGGCAATTTGTCGGACATGATTTCCGAGCGAGGCTCTGCGATCTCGGGATTACCCTAATTCACTGTCCAGGCGCACGGCCGTGGCTGAAGCCCTATATCGAGCGCGTTTTCAGAACGATTTCGTCCCAGTTGATGCCGCGGCTGTCCGGCGGCACATTCGGGGACATTCTGCGCAAGGGTAGCAGCAATCCCGAAGAAAAGGCAGCGCTGACCGTCGACGAGCTCTGCACGGTACTCGTGCGCTGGATCGTCGATGTCTATCACAACGAGCCTCATGAGGGTCTGTATGGGGAGACGCCGCGCGATTGCTGGAACCGGCTCACATTGCAGTACGGGGTGACGCCGCCGCCGTCCTTGCGGCGCCGACGTCTGATTTTCGGAGAAAAGCTGTCTCGGACACTCCAGAAAGGCGGGCTCACCGTTGCCGGCGTGCGCTATCATTCCGAGGCACTCGCGACGCACATGCTGCACAGCCCTGACTTGAAGATGGAGATCCGCTACTATCCCGAGGATATCAGTGCAATCTGGGTCAAGATCGGAACCCAATGGACAGAAGCTCCTGCCGTCCACCGCTGCTTCCATGGGGTCTCCTATCAGAAATGGCGGATGGCACATCGTGAACTGCGGGCCAAGCATGCGAAGGCCGCCGAGCTCAAGAGCCGTGTCGTGCAGCAGGCGCTCGATTACATCGAGAATCTGAACGCCGACGCGATGGCAAAGGTCGGCTTGGTCCTCGACACGATCGATGCCGAGACGATTGATCGCCACGAGCGTGAGGCTTTCATCGGGTTCCGCGTGGATGACGGCTGCGATGAGGAAACTTCGCAGAATAGCCTGGGCGACTTCGGTACCAGCCTTCCGACTGCCGGGGATACGGCCGGCGTCCATGCAAATGAGGCGCCCCGCGGGCCTGCTGAAGAAATTTCTTCCGTCCCTTCCGAGTCGATCCAATTTTCTGATCGTCAGCCCGCCAACGACGATGACGACGGCGAGGATGACAACTTCATCCTTCAGCTCAA
- a CDS encoding AAA family ATPase has translation MTREGHLSDRSAGGESVIEVGLTAQQRVANNSDVLSEGEQRALALSCFLAELIEIGAKHGIIVDDPVSSLDHSRMEAVAKRLVAEAVAGRQVIIFTHNIVFFYMVENEARRAEQPCHAEWMSSQSGTKFGIIDDSGRPSHTKRTKQRIGELNEAKARLFKDGYDPAVAEYRDALTAIYTLMRETWERIVEEILFNGTIQRFRPEIMTQSLKHACYVPADDYPAIFEGMKRCSHYSGHDRVPDLPLELPLHTDIEADLQALVDFHEKVSERRRNLEKGHSYEKGPEPEFL, from the coding sequence GTGACACGTGAGGGGCACCTCTCTGATAGGAGTGCGGGTGGAGAGAGTGTTATTGAGGTGGGTCTGACTGCCCAGCAACGTGTTGCCAACAACAGCGATGTTCTCAGCGAAGGCGAGCAGCGAGCACTGGCCCTCTCCTGCTTTCTTGCCGAGTTGATTGAGATCGGAGCGAAGCACGGGATCATCGTTGATGATCCCGTGTCCTCGCTTGATCACTCTCGCATGGAAGCTGTTGCCAAACGGCTTGTTGCAGAGGCTGTGGCGGGCCGACAGGTTATAATTTTTACCCACAATATTGTCTTTTTCTACATGGTAGAAAATGAAGCCCGCCGCGCTGAACAACCTTGCCATGCCGAGTGGATGTCGAGCCAAAGCGGAACAAAGTTCGGCATTATTGATGACTCGGGTAGGCCGTCTCATACCAAGAGAACAAAGCAGCGCATCGGCGAACTCAATGAGGCCAAGGCTCGGCTCTTTAAGGATGGCTATGACCCCGCCGTTGCAGAATACCGTGATGCGCTGACGGCGATCTACACTCTCATGCGCGAGACTTGGGAAAGAATCGTCGAAGAAATTCTGTTCAACGGTACGATCCAGAGATTTCGTCCGGAAATAATGACGCAGAGTCTTAAACATGCGTGCTATGTTCCGGCTGACGACTACCCGGCTATATTTGAAGGTATGAAAAGATGCTCGCACTATTCTGGACATGATAGGGTTCCAGATTTGCCGCTGGAACTGCCGCTGCATACAGATATTGAAGCGGACCTTCAGGCTTTAGTCGATTTTCACGAGAAGGTCTCTGAAAGAAGAAGGAATTTGGAGAAGGGGCATAGTTACGAGAAGGGGCCGGAGCCAGAGTTTCTTTGA
- the tnpB gene encoding IS66 family insertion sequence element accessory protein TnpB (TnpB, as the term is used for proteins encoded by IS66 family insertion elements, is considered an accessory protein, since TnpC, encoded by a neighboring gene, is a DDE family transposase.) — MIPVPSNTRVWLAAGVTDMRRGFNTLAAQAEKVLAENPYSGHLFVFRGRRGDLLKIIWWDAQGACLFSKRLERGRFVWPAAKEGKVSLSPSQLSMLLEGIDWRMPQKTWRPLQAG, encoded by the coding sequence ATGATCCCGGTGCCGAGCAATACGCGGGTGTGGCTCGCGGCCGGGGTGACAGACATGCGGCGTGGCTTCAACACCTTGGCGGCGCAGGCTGAAAAGGTCCTGGCCGAGAACCCGTATTCCGGCCACCTGTTCGTGTTCCGGGGGCGCCGGGGCGATCTATTGAAGATCATCTGGTGGGATGCCCAGGGGGCCTGCCTGTTCTCCAAGCGCCTCGAGCGTGGCCGGTTCGTCTGGCCCGCGGCGAAGGAGGGCAAGGTCAGCCTCAGTCCGTCGCAACTCTCGATGCTGCTGGAGGGGATCGACTGGCGCATGCCGCAAAAGACATGGCGGCCATTGCAGGCGGGATAA